The segment CGCGGGTGGTTCACCTCCCGGATCCGGGGTGACACCTGGTGGGACGGTGCTTTCGGGACCGAACCGGGCAAAGCCGGACGAGAGTTCCCGCGGGGCCGGGCGAGTGCCTGTCGAGGTGCGGCCCGCCCGGCCCGCCGTCAGCGCTCCTGCCGGGTGCCGGCCCGGTCCGGTTCGGCCCGGTCGGCCCGTTCGCCCCGGTCGGTGCCCTTGTCGGCCCGCTCGGGCACCACGAAGCGGTAGCCGACGTTGCGCACGGTGCCGATCAACTGCTCGTTCTCGACGCCGAGTTTGGCCCGCAGCCGGCGGACGTGCACGTCGACGGTGCGGGTGCCGCCGAAGTAGTCGTAGCCCCACACCTCCTGGAGCAGCTGGGCCCGGGTGAAGACCCGGCCGGGGTGTTGGGCCAGGTACTTGAGCAGCTCGAACTCCTTGAAGGTGAGGTCGAGGACGCGGCCCTTCAGCTTGGCGGAGTAGGTGGCCTCGTCGACCGAGAGGTCGCCGTTGCGGATCTCCATCGGGCTGTCGTCGGTGGCGGCGTTCAGCCGGCCCAGGGCGAGCCGCAGCCGGGCCTCGACCTCGGCCGGTCCGGCGGTGTCGAGCAGCACGTCGTCGACGCCCCAGTCGGCGGTGACGGCGGCCAGGCCGCCCTCGGTGACCACCAGGATCAGCGGGCTGCCGATGCCGGTGGAGCGCAGCAGCTGGCACAGGCTGCGGATCTGCGGCAGGTCGCGCCGGCCGTCGACCAGGATCACGTCGGCGCTCGGGGTGTCGACCAGGGCGGACCCCTCGGCGGGGGCCACCCGGACGCTGTGCAGCAGCAGTCCGAGGGCGGGCAGCACCTCGGCGGAGGGTTGCAGGGCGTTGGTCAGCAGGAGCAGTGAACTCATACCCGGCTAGTCCCCTTTCCGGGTCGTCGCGGTCGCGGACGCCGGGGGAAAGCGGCGGCCGCGGTACAGGGTGGGGGGAGCGCCGACAGGGCCGGCGGGCGCGTCGGCGGGCGCGGCGGCGGTGGCTCGCCCGGGGTCCCGCAACCCCTGGCGTCCCGCTGGTGCCCCGTCCATCGGCGTACCCTCCGGTTCTGTCCCGCCGGGTGCGCACCTCGTCGTGCGGTCCGGCGGGGGCGTTCCGGCGGCCGGCGCGGGTGGTGCGCCGTTCGCAAGAACGTCCGTATAGGCGTCCTGAAAGCACAAAAGGACCCGGGGGCGACTCTGCCCGGATCCCTCATCGGATCGAGAATAGCCGACCTCCGGCGGCCTGGGGAGAGGCGCGAGCGGGGCGCGCGCCGCCGGACGGGCGCACCCCGCCGTCCTCCGCCGGGCCCGGCGGGGCGGGCGCTTGCCTCCGGGCGGGGGGTGCGGGCGATGATGGGGGCCGCACCGGCCGCACCGTACGTGTACCCCGTTCCACGGGTGGGCCGGCCGGCACCGGGCCGGCCGCCGTACCGGGCGAGGACCGTCGAGAGGGGTTGCCGTGACCGCGGCCACCGGATCCCGCACCACCGCCGCCTCACCCGCCGGGGTGAACGGCACCGTCCGCTACTGGGCCGCCGCCAAGGCCGCGGCCGGCCGGGCCGAGGAGTCCTTCACCGCCGGCACGCTGGCCGGGGCGCTGGCCGCGGTGCGCGCCGCGCACGCCGGCCGGCCGGAGCTGCTGCGGCTGCTCGGGGTCTGCTCCTTCCTGCTGGACGGCGAGCAGATCGGCGGCCTGGACCACGCCGGGGTGCCGCTGTCCGAGGGCTGGACGGTCGAGGTGCTGCCGCCGTTCGCCGGAGGCTGAGCGCGGGTTTCCCGGCCGCGGTTCCGGAACCCGGGTGCGCGTGCGATCGTCCCTATGTCCGTAGCCCGGGAGCGGTTCGTCTCCGAACCGCACCCGGATCGAGCGTCACAGGGGGAGCGCGATGCATGGTGCGGTGAAGCTGCTGATCGGCCTGGGGGTGGTGGGCGGCCTGCTGGTCGGGGCCGACCGGGTCGCCGTCGGCGTCGCGGAGGACCAGGCGGCGGACGCGGCCGTCTCCTCGGGCTGGCTGACCAGCCGGCCGGACGTCGAGATCGACGACTTCCCGTTCCTGACCAGCGCGCTGGCCGGCGAGCTGGACAAGGTCACGATGAGCTCGGACGGGATGACCGTGACCGACGGGAAGGAGACCGTGACGGTGCACTCCTTCAGGGCGAACCTGTCCGACGTGAAGTTCACCGACTCCTACCGCGGCGTCACGGTCGGCCGCGGCGACGGCCGCGGCGTGGTCGCCTACCAGGACCTGTCGAAGTTCGTCATGGGCGGCCGCTTCACCCTCCAGTACGGCGGCCCAGGCAAGGTGAAGGTGGCCACCCCGGTCGGCTCGGTCGAGGGACAGCTGCGCAGCGAGGGCAACC is part of the Kitasatospora setae KM-6054 genome and harbors:
- a CDS encoding response regulator transcription factor; the encoded protein is MSSLLLLTNALQPSAEVLPALGLLLHSVRVAPAEGSALVDTPSADVILVDGRRDLPQIRSLCQLLRSTGIGSPLILVVTEGGLAAVTADWGVDDVLLDTAGPAEVEARLRLALGRLNAATDDSPMEIRNGDLSVDEATYSAKLKGRVLDLTFKEFELLKYLAQHPGRVFTRAQLLQEVWGYDYFGGTRTVDVHVRRLRAKLGVENEQLIGTVRNVGYRFVVPERADKGTDRGERADRAEPDRAGTRQER
- a CDS encoding LmeA family phospholipid-binding protein, with protein sequence MKLLIGLGVVGGLLVGADRVAVGVAEDQAADAAVSSGWLTSRPDVEIDDFPFLTSALAGELDKVTMSSDGMTVTDGKETVTVHSFRANLSDVKFTDSYRGVTVGRGDGRGVVAYQDLSKFVMGGRFTLQYGGPGKVKVATPVGSVEGQLRSEGNQVIVDGFRVTGAAASLGGLAGDLLKPQRFALTGLPVGLSLAEASPEPDGVRLGFTLAPGTTLGH
- a CDS encoding MoaD/ThiS family protein, yielding MTAATGSRTTAASPAGVNGTVRYWAAAKAAAGRAEESFTAGTLAGALAAVRAAHAGRPELLRLLGVCSFLLDGEQIGGLDHAGVPLSEGWTVEVLPPFAGG